The Oncorhynchus tshawytscha isolate Ot180627B linkage group LG20, Otsh_v2.0, whole genome shotgun sequence genome has a window encoding:
- the hint1 gene encoding histidine triad nucleotide-binding protein 1: protein MADEIAKAQVAQPGGDTIFGKIIRKEIPAKILFEDDQCIAFHDVTPQAPTHFLVVPRKPIVQLSKAEDSDAALLGHMMIVAKKCAEQIGLPKGYRLILNDGPDGGQSVYHIHIHVMGGRQLGWPPG, encoded by the exons ATGGCGGATGAGATAGCAAAAGCTCAGGTTGCCCAGCCCGGCGGTGATACAATCTTCGGCAAAATCATTCGCAAGGAGATTcctgcaaaaatattatttgaagaTGATCAG TGCATAGCCTTCCATGATGTTACCCCACAGGCCCCTACTCATTTTTTGGTTGTCCCAAGAAAACCAATTGTGCAACTGTCAAAAGCAGAGGACAGTGATGCGGCT CTCCTGGGCCACATGATGATAGTGGCCAAGAAGTGTGCCGAGCAGATCGGCCTGCCCAAGGGCTACAGGCTGATCTTGAACGACGGGCCCGACGGTGGCCAGTCCGTctaccacatccacatccacgtGATGGGCGGACGCCAGTTGGGCTGGCCCCCCGGCTAA
- the lyrm7 gene encoding complex III assembly factor LYRM7, with product MASRLKVLRVFKALHRTRMELFKEDTRALTAARRKINEEFRKNKNETSEENISQMIKMAAGVEVFLRQDVVQAEHVAEDRIQLRPRESLLLENVPYCDTPRKRSSSNNAPKQSCNDAPITRCE from the exons ATGGCTTCTCGTTTGAAG GTCCTCAGAGTGTTCAAAGCACTGCACAGAACAAGAATGGAGTTGTTCAAAGAAGATACCAGAGCATTGACAG CTGCAAGACGAAAGATAAATGAGGAATTCAGGAAAAACAAAAATGAGACTTCGGAGGAAAACATCAGTCAG ATGATTAAAATGGCCGCTGGTGTGGAAGTGTTTCTTCGCCAAGATGTCGTACAAGCCGAGCATGTAGCTGAAGATAGGATTC AACTCCGACCTAGAGAGAGCCTTCTTCTGGAAAACGTACCGTACTGCGACACACCTAGGAAAAGGTCTTCTTCCAACAATGCACCAAAACAAAGTTGTAACGATGCACCAATTACACGATGTGAATGA